The following coding sequences are from one Triticum dicoccoides isolate Atlit2015 ecotype Zavitan chromosome 4A, WEW_v2.0, whole genome shotgun sequence window:
- the LOC119287303 gene encoding nucleolar protein 12-like: MGGWLPTVAGQINFSPFLLLAAARKPPTPTTRTREMAKKGKDAAEPDAKAAAVRSLFSADNPFRRKESAPPPTPASAPAVPAPARKPRRRPEAEAEAEPAVPSRRKRSEEDGEGPARRKRKRDEVEAGYERRTLGRAPADDEERPRPVVGAKRKAPHDVEAAASGGEEEDEAFDDEGKLLRTVFVGNLPLRTKRKALTKEFAAFGEVDSVRIRSVPLGDTKIPRKGAVIKGKINDAVDNVHAYIVFKDEQCARTALSHNMALFNGNHIRVDMACPPRKKLRGEGPLYDRKRTVFVGNLPFDVKDEELYQLFCGPSGPQGDVEAIRVVRDPDSSLGKGIAYVLFKTREAANSVVKKRGLKIRDRFLRLTHAKATDATPKKTDSGKKRGTPKQKAPFTPGSKSREGSDSNKRKAPASLSYQGLKSTKSGVVKKVKVARRPVNQGKQQGRPSETGQSDSARKAKRPAVAARKAKQLNKKRKQDGSTPENTHRSKKARK; the protein is encoded by the exons ATGGGTGGGTGGCTCCCCACGGTCGCGGGCCAAATAAATTTCTCACCTTTTcttctcctcgccgccgcccgcaAACCGCCGACGCCGACGACGAGGACGAGGGAGATGGCGAAGAAGGGGAAGGACGCCGCCGAGCCCGACGCCAAGGCGGCGGCCGTCCGCTCCCTCTTCTCCGCCGACAACCCGTTCCGCCGCAAGGAGTCCGCTCCCCCACCGACCCCCGCGTCCGCACCCGCCGTCCCCGCGCCGGCGCGCAAGCCCCGGAGGCGGCCCGAGGCTGAGGCGGAGGCGGAGCCCGCCGTGCCGTCCCGGAGGAAGCGGAGCGAGGAGGATGGGGAGGGGCCGGCGCGGCGCAAGCGGAAGCGGGACGAGGTGGAGGCCGGGTACGAGCGGCGGACGCTGGGGCGGGCGCCCGCGGACGACGAGGAGCGGCCGCGGCCGGTGGTCGGGGCCAAGAGGAAGGCGCCCCACGACGTCGAGGCGGCCGCctccggcggggaggaggaggacgaggcgttcGACGACGAGGGCAAGCTCCTCCGGACGGTCTTCGTGGGGAACCTGCCGCTGCGGACCAAGCGCAAGGCGCTCACCAAGGAGTTCGCCGCCTTCGGCGAGGTCGACTCCGTCAGGATCCGCTCCGTGCCCCTCGGCGAC ACCAAGATTCCGCGGAAGGGAGCCGTCATCAAAGGCAAGATCAATGACGCGGTCGACAA TGTACATGCCTACATCGTCTTCAAAGATGAGCAGTGTGCGCGGACAGCTTTATCTCACAATATGGCACTG TTCAATGGCAATCACATCCGTGTTGACATGGCGTGTCCGCCTCGTAAAAAGCTAAGAGGAGAAGGACCACTTTATGACAGAAAGAGGACAGTGTTTGTTGGTAACCTTCCATTCGATGTAAAG GATGAGGAGCTCTACCAGCTGTTCTGCGGTCCCAGTGGGCCACAAGGTGATGTTGAAGCTATACGTGTTGTCAGAGATCCAGATTCAAGCCTAGGAAAGGGTATCGCTTATGTTCTATTCAAAACAAgg GAAGCTGCTAACTCTGTTGTCAAAAAACGTGGCCTTAAGATCAGAGATCGCTTTTTGaggctcacccacgcaaaagcaacCGATGCGACACCAAAGAAGACAGATTCTGGGAAAAAGCGCGGCACTCCAAAACAGAAGGCACCTTTCACGCCAGGCAGCAAGTCCCGTGAAGGCAGCGACAGCAACAAACGCAAGGCGCCGGCAAGCCTGTCTTACCAAGGCCTGAAGTCGACCAAATCTGGCGTCGTGAAGAAGGTGAAGGTGGCCCGGCGCCCCGTCAACCAAGGGAAGCAGCAAGGCAGGCCTAGCGAGACGGGACAAAGCGACAGTGCCCGCAAGGCCAAGCGGCCCGCCGTGGCAGCCAGGAAGGCGAAGCAACTGAACAAGAAACGCAAGCAGGACGGCTCGACGCCCGAGAACACGCACCGGAGCAAGAAGGCGAGGAAGTAG
- the LOC119287304 gene encoding exosome complex exonuclease RRP46 homolog, with the protein MERAGGRKANQLRAYSCTRNPLERAHGSARWAQGDTVVVAAVYGPRPGTRKGENPEKASIEVVWKPKTGQIGRQEKEYEMTLKRTLQSICLLTVHPNTTTSLVLQVMGDDGSLLPCAINASCAALVFAGIPMKHLAVAIGCGVLADGDVILDTSKAEEQQLKSFAHLVFPNSSKSVDVKEAQQKDGQSERGLITSITHGVMSEDDYFNCIERGLAASARISDFMRTTLQKHTPDYL; encoded by the exons atgGAGCGGGCGGGAGGTCGGAAGGCGAACCAGCTGCGGGCGTACTCGTGCACGCGGAACCCGCTGGAGCGGGCGCACGGGTCGGCGCGGTGGGCGCAGGGGGacacggtggtggtggcggcggtgtaCGGGCCGCGGCCGGGGACGCGCAAGGGGGAGAACCCCGAGAAGGCGTCCATCGAGGTGGTCTGGAAGCCCAAGACCGGGCAGATCG GGAGGCAGGAGAAGGAGTACGAGATGACGCTCAAGCGGACGCTGCAGAGCATCTGCCTGCTCACCGTCCACCCCAACACCACCACCTCCCTCGTTCTTCAG GTTATGGGTGACGATGGTTCT CTTCTTCCATGTGCAATTAATGCTTCCTGTGCTGCCCTTGTTTTTGCTGGCATCCCTATGAAACATCTTGCTG TTGCAATTGGCTGCGGAGTGTTAGCCGATGGTGATGTGATTTTGGACACAAGCAAGGCAGAAGAGCAG CAATTGAAATCGTTTGCTCACCTGGTGTTCCCCAATTCAAGCAAGTCTGTCGATGTGAAAGAAGCACAACAGAAAGATGGGCAGTCAGAACGGGGCCTGATTACTTCCATCACCCACGGAGTGATGTCCG AGGACGATTACTTCAACTGTATAGAGAGGGGCCTCGCCGCATCCGCGCGGATCTCGGATTTCATGAGGACCACCTTGCAGAAGCACACGCCTGACTATCTCTGA